One Pseudomonadota bacterium DNA segment encodes these proteins:
- a CDS encoding phage tail protein, with amino-acid sequence MPVFRSNPYGAFNYLISLGGTQGDGGEGTIIGGFSDVSGLGMDVNYSEYRNGNEKFNTTRKVPNTHKLDDVTLKRGLVGSDDLFAWLQGVRDGTADPRQITITLLDEARQAVATWVLHNAQPKKWMGPTLAAKGGGEVAMEELHFVHERIDYK; translated from the coding sequence ATGCCAGTATTTCGCAGCAACCCTTACGGGGCCTTCAACTATCTGATATCCCTCGGCGGCACGCAGGGTGACGGTGGCGAAGGGACCATCATCGGCGGTTTCTCCGATGTCAGCGGCCTCGGCATGGATGTGAACTATTCCGAGTACCGCAACGGAAACGAGAAGTTCAACACCACGCGCAAAGTCCCCAACACGCACAAGCTCGATGACGTGACCCTCAAGCGCGGGCTGGTGGGTTCGGATGACCTGTTTGCGTGGCTCCAAGGGGTCCGCGACGGCACAGCGGATCCGAGACAGATCACGATCACGCTGCTCGATGAGGCGCGCCAGGCAGTCGCCACCTGGGTCTTGCACAATGCGCAGCCCAAGAAATGGATGGGTCCCACACTGGCCGCCAAGGGCGGCGGCGAAGTGGCCATGGAAGAACTGCATTTTGTTCATGAACGCATCGATTACAAGTAG